A window of Plantibacter sp. PA-3-X8 genomic DNA:
GGTGCGAAGATCGGCGACATCTCCTTCGCGATCGGCACCGTGCTGCGTGGCGCCGGCTACCCGGTCAACATGGAGTTCGGTGGCCACGGCATCGGCACGACGATGCACCAGGACCCGCACGTCTCGAACGACGGTCGCGCCGGCCGCGGCTACAAGCTGCGCCCAGGCCTGCTCCTCGCGATCGAGCCGTGGGTCATGGCCGACACCGACAAGCTCGTCACCGACGCCGACGGCTGGACCCTCCGCAGCGTGACCGGCAGCCGCACCGCCCACAGCGAGCACACCATCGCGATCACCGAGGACGGCGCCGAGATCATGACGCTGCCGACCGTCACGTTCTGAGCACCCGAAGACCTGCGGAGCACATTCGACCGGCCCGGCACACCGTGTCTAGGCTGGTGAGATGACCGACGATCGCCGCACGGTCCTCCGGGGCCGGTACCTGAGCCTCGGACTGGGCGAGCTGTTCGCCGCCGTCGTGTTCATCTGGGTCGCGTTCGTCTCGGCGCTGCCGTTGTTCGAACGGCCAACCGACGCGCTCGCGTTCTGGTCGGCCCTCGTACCGCTGCTGGTGATCCTCGTGCAGGCCGGCGTCTACTGGCTGCTCGCCCGGCGGTGGGTCAAGCAGAGCACCATGCCTCCTGGGCTGGCCGCCACCTACCGCGGGTTCCGCGTACTCGACGCAGTCCTGCTACTCGCCGGATTCGTCGGCATCATCGTCTGGTTCCCCGCCCACCCCTTCGCGGCCATCGGCATCCCGTTCGTCTGGCTCCTGGGCGTCATCGAGTACGTGAACTACTTCGTCGTCCGGCTCGCCTACCCACCGTCCGTGTGGTTCAAGCGGATCGGCGAGTGGCGCACGCCTCGACTCATGCAGGACGTCCGGGCGGCTCAGCGGGGCTGAAGGTCAGCGAGCGGCGCTGAGCCCGTCGATCCACTGCGCGAACGTCTGCACGCCGCGCTGCGCACCCGGGCCGACCAGGGTCGTGCCGTCGCGCATCGCCTTGCCGAAGCCGCCGGGCAGCGGGATCTGCACGACCGGGCCACGGATGCCCGTGGCCGCTGTGTAGGCCTTGACCATCGCGGTCATCCGCAGTTCCTCGGGGCCAGCGAGATCGGCCGGGCGCCCCTGCGGCTCGCCCTCCGCCAGCTCCACCAGGCGCTCGGCGACTTCGCGCGCGGCGATCGGCTGCGAGGTCATCGTCGGCACCATCGTCACCGGCCCGAAGCGGAACCGCTCGACCATCTGCTGCGCGAACTCGTGGAACTGCGTCGCCCGGAGGATCGTCCACGGGATGCGCCCAGTGCTGACGAGTTCGTCCTGCAGCGCCTTGCCCGCGTAGTAGCCGAAGGGCGCCTTGTCGCTTCCGACGATCGACAGCGCGACGTGGTGGGGCACGCCTGCGGCGCCCTCGGCCTCGAGCAGGTTGCGGGTGACCGCCCCGAAGAACTGGCGCGACTGCTGGGCGGACTGCGTGGCCGTCGAGGTCACATCGATGACGACGTCCGCGGCCTCCAGCTGCTGCGCGAGCCCGGCTCCGGTGGCGAGGTCGACGCCGGTGGCACGCGACAGCACGACCACCCGGTGTCCGCGCTCCTGGGCCACCGCGACGACGTGTCGCCCGACCATCCCGCTGCCTCCTGCGACGACGATCTTCATGCGACACTCCCCTCTGCTCGACGGATGTCACTCTATCGGCGGGAGGAAGCAGCCGTTCTCGACCGTGATCCGCAGCACGTCGGCATCGGGTCGGAGCTCCCGTTCGAAGATGATGGCGTCGTCGCGGAGCTGCTCCGACAGCTCCAGCTCGCCATAAGAGGGCACGATGAGCTTCGACCGGAACTCGTCCGAGTCGGTCGCGAGTTCGAGCGGCGGCGCGTACCCGTTGATGAGGTCGACGAGCACGGCGCGACTCGTTCCGACCGGCAGCTCGACCTCGACGACCATGCGCGCCAGCTTCGTGGCCCGACCGGACGGCGCCAGGCTGCTGCAGGGCGCCTCCGAGGCCTGGGGCGAGAACGCGAACGGCTGCCCACCCGTCGCCGTATTTACCATCTGCCCGAGGAGGTCTGCAGCCACGGCGAACACCTCGTCTCGGGTGGGAAGCTCGTCGTCACGCTGAGGAGCGCTCGGGTCGATCACCGGCGCCTCGGGCACCGTCGAAGCACGATCAACCCGCGGCTCCCCGACCTGACCCGTGCAGGCGACGATCACCAGCGCGAACACACTCAGCTGGGCGACCACTGCGACGACGATCGCCATGATCGAGCGCCGCCCGAGCGCCTTGGAACGGCGCCCTGGCGGCGGCTCCGCGCGCGCATCGGTGGTCATTGCGTCCGGGATCGTGTCCACGCATACTCCTGTCTGGCCGTGAGTCGCGACGAAGGCCGTCGCGATGCTGCAGCGACGGTATCGATCGGGAGCCGGTCGACGGCTCGACAGTTGGTGGGCATGACGCGGCGAGCGCGGATCGGGCGTCTGTGGAGCGGCGTCAAGCGTGTGCGCCGCCGACGAGTTGCAGGCATGTTTACCACGGTGTATAACAAATCTGCACTTCGAGATACAGATCCGGATCCGACCGATCAGCCGTTCCCGAAGCGCGTCTCCCGACCGAACCCGACCAGGAACCACCCGACCCCGATGACGACCCTGCAGCACCCAGCCACCACCGGCTCCATCCCCACCCCACGCCCGCAGCTCGCGGCACTTCCCCGCACCCTGCGTCGCAGCATCCCGGCCGAGCAACGCCAGCTGTTCCGCACCCTTGCCGCCACCATCGGAGGATTCACCCTCCTGGCAGGCCTCGTCGGTGCGCTCATCACCGGCTGGATGATGCTGCTCGCACTCCCGGCCGCGGCGATCCTCCTCGGCGCAACCGCTCCCTGATCGATCGGCCGAGCTACATCCCCTTGGCGGGTAACCCTCAGAAGTGCGTCCGCAGGAAGGGCGCCGGCTCCGTCGCGAAGGCGAGGTCGAGCGCTCGGACCGCTGCCGATGACCCGGTGATGAGCCCTGCTTCGGCGAGCGCCGACACGCGCGGGCCGCCGAGGAGGACGGCCGACAGCTCGTTGATGGTGAGGCGCACAGCGTCGTCGTCGGTCGATTCCGGCACGTCGCCGATGCGTTCCGCGACCGCGGCACCGTGCTCGTCGATGCGGAACGCGAACCGACCGCCGGCGAGTCCGAGGGCGTCCTCGACATCGAGCAGGTGCTCGCAAGGATCGGACGCCGCAGGGACGGTGAACCGGCGCGCGCCGAGCACGGTCGGCACGTCGACGATCCGGAGCCAGAGCGAGTCGGCTCGCGCGACGGTCTTGACGGCGCGACGGTCGACGAGTCGCCACTGGATGGCTTCGACCGTCGGAGCCTGGTGGAAGGTGACCTTCGTGGTGAGGCTGATCCCGGTCAGGTGCCGCCAGAGCGCGTAGCGGGCCTCCGGGGCGGTGGCGACGAGGTCGTCGACGACGATCGTCCCCCACTCCTCGCCGACGCGGTAGAGCGCGTATCCCTGCGGTTCGCCGTCGGCGTCGTCGTAGCGGAGGGCGAGCGTGTCTCCCTCACCGTGGCTGAAGTGGCGGATGGTCACCTCACGGAGGGCCTGCTTCCACCAGGCGACCCCGCGGTCGATGTCGCCGGTGCCGCGGGAGCGCTCGAACAGCCCGGGCGCGACGGTGGCGAGCGAGCGCGGGTCGAGCGTGTGGACGCGGCCGGCGGGCGGCGCACCCCGCCAAGCGACGCGCTTGGGGTCGACCTCGTGCGTGAACTCCCAGGTCGCCGGGGCGAAGCCGTAGCGACCGTAGATGGTCGCCTCGCTCGCGGTGAGCGCGACGACTGCGGCACCGGTGGCCTTCGCGTGGTGGAGTCGGTTCTCCATCAGTGACCGGGCGATCCCTCGACGTTCGTGGGAGGTCGAGACGGTGACCTCGGTGATGGCCAGGGCGCGGACGGTGCCGCCGGGGATCGACAGTGCGGTCGGGAAGGAACCGAGCGTGCCGACGGGGACGAGCGGTTCGGCCGCGGTGTCGTCGTAGACCCCGAGGATGGAGCTGCCGACGAGGAGCTGACGCCGCTCGGCACGCACCGCCACGTCGGTATCGGGCTTCGAAAGGAAGCCGCGGGACGCTGCACCCCACCAGAGGTCGAGGGCGGCGTGGTCCGTGTGGTCGAGCTCGACGGTGCGCAGGTTCATGCGACAAGCCTATTGGGGTGGTCGGAACACAGGAGATCGGCGCGAGAGCAGGACGGGCGGGCGCGAAGCGTCCTGCTGTCGGGCGGATGTCCTGCTGCCGCGCCGCGAGGCGCGCGGCTCAGGCGACGTAGACCTTGCGGAGGGTCTCGCGGACGGTCCAGGTGGTGCGGGCGCCGGCGGCGAGTCGGCCGATGGAGCCGGCACGGAGCTCCAGCGACGGGGTGCCGTCGGCGAAGTCGACCGTCGCCTCACCAGAGAGGACCACGAACACCTCGTCGATCTCGGTGTCCTGCACGACGCCGACACCCAGCTCCCAGACGCCCACCTCGGTGTCACCGACGGCCGTGAGGGACACGATCCCGCTCCGCGGCGACCCCGAGACGACGTCCTCGGGCGCGAGCGGGTTGTCGGCGAGCGCCACGTCGGCACCCTGGAGCACCGCATTCGGAGCGAGCAGGTGGTCGGTCATGAGGTACCTCTCTGAGCAAGACGGAGACGAGCGGGGTCGGCGCAGCCCGACGACCTACCCGACGCCCCAGCCGTAGGCGAGCTTGTGGGCTTCGAGCACGAAGAAGGTCTCGGTCGACCGCACCCCTGGCGTCGGCTGCAGGGTGTCGAGGAGGAACGTCTTGTAGTGGTCCATGTCGCGGCACACGGCCTCGACCATCACGTCGAAACCACCGCTCGTGAGCACCACGTAACTCGTCTCCGCGTGCTTCGACAGCTCCTGGCACACCCCGCGCGCCATCCCCGGCTCGCAGCGGATGCCGATGAGCGCCAGGTGGTCGAAGCCGATCGACAGCGGGTTCGCGATGCCGACGATCTGCAGGATCCCGGTGTCCTCGAGTCGCTGGATCCGGTAGCGGACGGACGAGGCCGGCAGCCCGGTCTCGGTGGCGATCTCGGAGAACGCCTTCCGTCCATCCTGCTGCAGGATCGCGATCAGCCGACGGTCGATGTCGTCAAGGTCGTTCATGTGGCTCCTCCGGCAGCGGGCGGATGGTCATCTGGCAAGCGTAGCGAGGGAAGCCGTGCGGCCCGGGTGCGGTGTCCGCCCCACCCGAGCCACGAGCCCCGGCCGACCGACCGACCCGAACGCGGGCGGTCGGCCGAGGCGACGCCGATCGAGCGGA
This region includes:
- a CDS encoding GNAT family N-acetyltransferase — translated: MNLRTVELDHTDHAALDLWWGAASRGFLSKPDTDVAVRAERRQLLVGSSILGVYDDTAAEPLVPVGTLGSFPTALSIPGGTVRALAITEVTVSTSHERRGIARSLMENRLHHAKATGAAVVALTASEATIYGRYGFAPATWEFTHEVDPKRVAWRGAPPAGRVHTLDPRSLATVAPGLFERSRGTGDIDRGVAWWKQALREVTIRHFSHGEGDTLALRYDDADGEPQGYALYRVGEEWGTIVVDDLVATAPEARYALWRHLTGISLTTKVTFHQAPTVEAIQWRLVDRRAVKTVARADSLWLRIVDVPTVLGARRFTVPAASDPCEHLLDVEDALGLAGGRFAFRIDEHGAAVAERIGDVPESTDDDAVRLTINELSAVLLGGPRVSALAEAGLITGSSAAVRALDLAFATEPAPFLRTHF
- a CDS encoding SDR family oxidoreductase encodes the protein MKIVVAGGSGMVGRHVVAVAQERGHRVVVLSRATGVDLATGAGLAQQLEAADVVIDVTSTATQSAQQSRQFFGAVTRNLLEAEGAAGVPHHVALSIVGSDKAPFGYYAGKALQDELVSTGRIPWTILRATQFHEFAQQMVERFRFGPVTMVPTMTSQPIAAREVAERLVELAEGEPQGRPADLAGPEELRMTAMVKAYTAATGIRGPVVQIPLPGGFGKAMRDGTTLVGPGAQRGVQTFAQWIDGLSAAR
- a CDS encoding cupin domain-containing protein translates to MTDHLLAPNAVLQGADVALADNPLAPEDVVSGSPRSGIVSLTAVGDTEVGVWELGVGVVQDTEIDEVFVVLSGEATVDFADGTPSLELRAGSIGRLAAGARTTWTVRETLRKVYVA
- a CDS encoding Lrp/AsnC family transcriptional regulator, which encodes MNDLDDIDRRLIAILQQDGRKAFSEIATETGLPASSVRYRIQRLEDTGILQIVGIANPLSIGFDHLALIGIRCEPGMARGVCQELSKHAETSYVVLTSGGFDVMVEAVCRDMDHYKTFLLDTLQPTPGVRSTETFFVLEAHKLAYGWGVG